The Leptospiraceae bacterium genome has a segment encoding these proteins:
- the gspE gene encoding type II secretion system ATPase GspE: MKRPLGEILLEEGIINQEELNEILKIKEKSQLKIGQILQKKGIATENDILKVIAKQYGYEFFPKLEFKNSEVFKRLPLNYIEKYKIVPFEYVEKKRLIRFAISNPENIHFQDDIRNHFKDYRVEFVLAPESEVLRIFHTHFQKVDASDVVEGLEEEYSEFAQMEDTLDLANEAPIIRMVNAILSQAVQERASDIHIEPFEKNFVVRFRIDGILHKRMTPPKVIHSGVVSRIKIMANLNIAENRLPQDGRIKLKLTGKEIDIRVSTLPTKYGEKIVMRLLNKSDIEFHLYNLGLYDDILREIKKIIAQPNGIVLVTGPTGSGKSTTLYSILKELNKESVNIMTVEDPIEYELEGVSQTQVHEKIGLTFANVLRTMLRQDPDIIMVGEIRDQETARIAIQAALTGHLVLSTLHTNDAPSAITRLVDMGIEPYLITSSVRAVIAQRLVRVICPKCKVSYSPPVEELMDLGLDPTKQKRLYRGEGCEHCVHTGYYGRTGIYEFMKITPAIQRAILKGHDAETLKEVALKEGMITLFEYGKRKILDGITTPEEVLRVC; the protein is encoded by the coding sequence CAATATGGCTATGAATTTTTCCCTAAGTTGGAGTTCAAAAACTCCGAGGTCTTCAAAAGACTACCATTGAACTATATCGAAAAGTATAAAATTGTTCCCTTTGAGTATGTTGAGAAGAAACGTTTGATTCGGTTTGCCATATCAAACCCAGAAAACATTCACTTCCAGGATGATATAAGAAATCACTTCAAGGATTACCGAGTCGAATTCGTTTTGGCACCAGAAAGTGAGGTTTTGAGGATTTTTCATACCCATTTTCAAAAAGTGGATGCTTCTGATGTTGTTGAGGGTCTCGAGGAAGAATATTCAGAGTTTGCCCAAATGGAAGATACGTTGGATTTAGCCAATGAAGCTCCCATCATTCGAATGGTGAATGCAATCTTATCGCAGGCTGTTCAAGAAAGAGCTTCGGATATACACATTGAGCCTTTTGAAAAAAACTTTGTGGTTCGTTTTCGGATTGATGGGATTTTACACAAACGAATGACTCCTCCCAAAGTGATCCACTCTGGAGTTGTCTCGCGCATCAAGATCATGGCGAATCTGAACATTGCAGAAAATCGATTACCACAAGACGGAAGAATCAAACTCAAGCTTACGGGGAAAGAAATTGATATCCGGGTTTCTACTCTTCCAACGAAATATGGAGAAAAAATTGTGATGCGTCTTCTCAACAAAAGCGATATTGAATTTCATCTTTATAATTTAGGACTCTATGATGACATCCTACGAGAAATCAAAAAGATCATCGCACAGCCCAATGGAATTGTTTTGGTAACCGGTCCAACGGGTTCAGGAAAATCCACAACGCTATATTCGATTTTGAAAGAACTCAATAAAGAATCAGTCAATATTATGACTGTTGAAGATCCAATTGAATATGAGTTAGAGGGAGTTTCTCAGACACAGGTTCATGAGAAGATAGGGCTTACTTTTGCTAATGTTCTTCGCACCATGCTACGTCAGGACCCTGATATCATCATGGTGGGTGAGATCCGGGATCAAGAAACAGCCCGCATTGCGATACAAGCTGCATTGACAGGGCACTTAGTTTTATCAACTTTACACACAAATGATGCTCCTTCGGCAATCACACGATTAGTGGATATGGGGATTGAACCTTATTTGATCACGAGTAGTGTTCGAGCTGTCATAGCCCAACGACTCGTTCGAGTGATTTGTCCAAAGTGTAAGGTTTCGTACTCTCCTCCTGTAGAAGAGCTGATGGATTTAGGTTTAGATCCTACAAAACAAAAAAGGCTTTATCGTGGGGAAGGTTGTGAGCATTGCGTTCATACGGGGTACTACGGTCGAACTGGAATTTATGAATTCATGAAAATCACACCGGCAATCCAAAGGGCAATCCTAAAAGGACATGATGCCGAAACCCTAAAAGAAGTTGCCCTTAAAGAAGGAATGATCACACTCTTTGAGTATGGAAAGCGAAAAATTTTGGATGGTATCACAACTCCAGAAGAGGTCCTACGAGTCTGCTAA